Part of the Subtercola frigoramans genome, CGTCTCGCGGGCGACCTCGTTGATGAGGTGCACTTCGGCGGCTGAGAGGTCGATGTTGGCCGGAATGATGTCGAAGTTCGGCACGCTGGTCGTCTTGATGGCGTCGTGCGGGTCTTTGGCCGTGCCGAGCAGCAGGTCGTAGATGGTGAGTCCGTCATGCGTGTCGACCCCGAGGCCCGCCGACAGGGCACCCTGTGGGTCGAAGTCGATGGCAAGAACCCTGCGGCCGTCTTCGGCGAGTGTTGCGCCCAGGTTCACGGTCGTCGTGGTCTTGCCGACGCCGCCCTTCTGGTTGCAGAGCGAGATGATGCGCGCAGGGCCGTGGCTCGTGAGCGGAGCGGGCTTCGGAAACTGCCTCAACGGCCGACCGGTCGGGCCGAGAACGGGCGACTCAAGGCCCGGCAACTCGGCGGCAAGGCTGTTCTTCTTCGCCGTCACAGGCACTGCTCCTTACTCGCCCCGACCTCTCCCAGGGCGGTACTGCGATTCTATGGCCCGCGGGCACCCGAGCAGTGGAGGTGCGCCAGCGTGTGAGACACCGGCACGTTCACCCTCGGGCTCGAGGATGCGCGCTCTGGTACATGTCACGGAGCGTATCGGCCGTGACATGGGTGTAGATCTGCGTTGTCGTCACCGAGGAATGCCCCAGCAGTTCCTGAACAACCCGCACGTCGGCGCCACCGGCGATCAGGTGTGTGGCGAAGGAATGCCGGAATGTGTGCGGCGAGATGTGCTGTTCGAGCCCCGCACGCCTGGCGGCCGACTGGATGATCAGCCAGGCCCCCTGGCGACTCAATCTGTCGCCCCGCAGCCCCAGAAAGAGCGCCGGCGTCGACCGGCCACGGGCCGAGTACAGCGGTCGCACACGCACCGAATATGTCTGCAGTGCTGCCCGGGCGAAACTCCCGACCGGAACGAGACGCTGCTTGCTGCCCTTGCCCACGACCCGCACGAAATCCGAATCGTCGGGAACGTCATCGACATTGAGTGCGACGATCTCCGAGATCCGCGCTCCCGTCGCATAGAGCAACTCGAGCAGTGCGCGGTCACGGAGTGAAGCGGGGTCGTCGCCCCCCGTCGCCTCGAGGAGCGAGGTCATCTGCTCGATCGAGATGGCCTTGGGCAGCTTCGTGCCGAGCTTCGGGGGCTTCACTTCCCGTGCCACATTGTTCGAGACGACGCCTTCTTCGGCGAGGAATTTGTGCAGGCCGCGTACCGACGAGGTGATGCGGGCGACCGACGACGGCGCGAGGCGCACCGGCGCAGCCGCTTCCGTTACCCCCCCTGCAACGCCCACAGGACCAGCTGCCAGGGAATCGCCTTCCACGGGCACTTTCACAACAGGCACCGCCGAGACCAGCTGACGGGT contains:
- a CDS encoding site-specific tyrosine recombinase XerD, whose protein sequence is MPTERTPLEVLIDGYLRHLAIERGLSANTLAAYRRDLARYSRWLEAQGVTGIESVGEAQIGAFTRQLVSAVPVVKVPVEGDSLAAGPVGVAGGVTEAAAPVRLAPSSVARITSSVRGLHKFLAEEGVVSNNVAREVKPPKLGTKLPKAISIEQMTSLLEATGGDDPASLRDRALLELLYATGARISEIVALNVDDVPDDSDFVRVVGKGSKQRLVPVGSFARAALQTYSVRVRPLYSARGRSTPALFLGLRGDRLSRQGAWLIIQSAARRAGLEQHISPHTFRHSFATHLIAGGADVRVVQELLGHSSVTTTQIYTHVTADTLRDMYQSAHPRARG